The nucleotide window agtgctgggattacaagcgtgagccaccgcgcccggctgacttTACGTCTTCTTTCAAGGATGCTTCCTGCAAACACAACCATGAGAAATATCCTAGATAGAGTGGTCATAGTGGAATTTTTGGCCTATTCAGGAGACCAGAGAGGTACACTCAGGGCCCAGGGCCTATGACAGATCTGCGTTGTTGTGAGGGTTTAATTAAGGAGATGGGTTATTGTGTGGAAAGCACTgttcctgacacatagtaaaccTTACCAGAGAAGGAGACTTTTGAGCTGTTTCCAAACATCATGAGAGATCAGTCTTGGGGAAAAGGTGAGGAAAAGATCCTCTAGGTAAAGGAAATAGTGTTTGCAAAGATGAGACATTTACATAGAATGGTTAAACAAATTCTGAACCCTACTAGATCAGAGGAAGATAGAGCTGTGAGTCAGTGTATGTTAGAGAATGCACTTTCACTAGTCCATTTCTACCATCCACACACTGACCTAGCAGAGCTATTTAAGAGCACTCACATGGATGACAGTGGCCAGAAGATCTGGTAAGTAATTCGGAGTCAAAGGGAAAAGTAATGAATTTACCTATAGACGGGATTACTTGCAGGTGTATCTAGGAAGGCAGGACAAGTTCAGCTCAACTTAATTTTCACAGTTCCTTCAGGACCCTAAGCCTGATGTAGCTGTTTGTGCTACTGAAGTGTATTGGATTGAAATGGGTGAGGAATAGATGTTAAAATATGTGACAACTACATATAACCTGTTTCATTAATTCTTTTcgttcttttctttgagacatgctttgtcgcccaggctggagtgcagtgctgtgatctcggctcactgcaacctcacctcctagattcaagtgattctcccacctcagccttccaagtagctgggactacagacaagcaccaccatgcctgattagttttttttttttttttttgtttgagacggagtctcgctctgtcacccaggctggagtgcagtggcgcgatctcggctcacgcaagctccgcctcccgggttcacgccattctcctgcctcagcctctctgagtagttgggactacaggcgcccgccacctcgcccggctaattttttgtatttttagtagagacggggtttcactgtggtctcgatctcctgacctcgtgatccacccgcctcggcctcccaaagtgctgggattacaagcgtgagccaccgcgcccggcgcctgattagtttttgtatttttagtagagatggggtttcaccatgttggccaggatggtttccatctcttgacctcatgatctgcttgccttggcctcccaaagtgctgggattacaggtgtgagccaatgtgcctagATCCTGTTTCATTAAATCTAAGATGAATGATTCTATTCATACTAGAATAATTCTGAaatgggctgagtgcagtggggcTCTCTTTTAATTTTGAACAGTTTCCCAAccgaaattttatcttttataacaTTGACATTATTctctatttgtattatttttggattttattcattcatgtatccACTTGTTCATGATTCACTTTCTTGAAGatctttactgattttctacTACCTCCCTATGAATAAGGTAGACTAAGTACCTATTCCAGTCTATCTCATTCACCAGCTAAGgccaaaagagaaacaaatacctGAAGAAAAGAATCTCAGATTATGATTGAGTTCTATGAAAGTAAAGAGATGGGATAGTGAGAGACTAGAGAGTGGGGTGGGAGGCAGTCAGACTGATGAGCAGCAGATAGGATTTGTGAGGTGACCCGAAGGAAAAGAGAGGTGTTTATAAAGATCATGACCCCTTCACCAGTAAATATTTAAGCATGTATTTCCTAAGAATGAGGACATTTTCTTTTGCAGCTATGGTGCAGTTAGGAAATTCAGGAAGCTTAACTTTGATGTATTACTAGTATCTAATAAATAGTACATACTCCATTTTTTCACTGTGTCCTATACTATCTACTTTATTGCAacttttttttcccagtctgGAATCCAAGCTAAGAGAatgaattgcttttctttttttctcatatataaggaaacaggctgggcatggtggctcacacttataatcccagcactctgagaggccaaggtgggaggattgttcaaaaccaccctggccaacacagacccccatctctacaaaatattttaaaaattagctgggcccagCGGCACAAGCCTGTGGTCGTGgttactctgcaggctgaggctgcagagaaccatggtcataccactgcactctagcttgggtgacacagaaagaccctgtctcaaaaaaaaaaaaaaaaagcctgctttttttcccagcactgttGTCATTTGTGCTGTTGAGAACCATTTTCATGTTGAGAACCATTTTCATGTTGAATCTTGTATGACTTGGATTTCTTCattgttatatatacatacatacatttttatatatagttttatattataggccaggtgcggtggctcacacctgtaattccagcactttgcggAGGCCGgggagggcagatcacatgaggtcaggagtttgaggccagcatgaaaccccgtctctaccaaaactacaaaaattagccaggcatggtggtgggcaccttaatcccagctccttgggaggctgaggctggagaatcacttgaacctggcaggcagaggttgcagtcagccaagatcatgccattgcactccagcctgggtggcagcgaaactccatctcaacaaataaTAGcaattgtatgttatatataatagaattttatatataatatacaatagaattttatgtatttcatatatatattctgtaaaaGTTCTCCATAGATGGTAATGCTTTGCTCCCTATTGCAGGTTATCAGTTTGCCCCATCATTGGTTAAGGTGGTATTCTCTACATTATAAAggtacttattttttctttgtaattaaaatataatccTAGAGTAAAATTTAGAGAATGTGAATATCATTCCCCCATAAAATTTTACCCAATAGTTTTTACAGTTAGTGATGATTCTTGCCTGAATCAGTTATTATATTGTGATTCCAAATCCAGgagattttgaaattaaaaatcttttctcAGCCACAGGAATGACCGCTGTATTATAACCTGTGTCTagtttattaaagaagaaaatcattacaCTTAGATTCAGACAGGCTCATCTATAATAGAGCTGTAAGCTTTGAATTATTATCCTCCAAGCTAAGCAGCAGGGAACTAAACAAGACTTCAGTGGGTGCCATCAGCATGCCAGGCTAGTGAAACCTAAACCTGATCAATCTACAAGGTCTGGGAGGGGTATCCACTTCTCACTGGGTTTGCGCTCTACGGAGGCAGGACTGATCACAGGGAGGTTACCTTATGCACTACCTTTGTTCGCAGCTCGATGGAGTTTGTGACAGCCCTGGTGAACCTCCAAGAGGAGTCTAGCTGTCCCATCTGTCTGGAGTACTTGAAAGACCCAGTGACCATCAACTGTGGGCACAACTTCTGTCGCTCCTGCCTCAATGTATCCTGGAAGGATCTAGATGATACCTTTCCCTGTCCTGTCTGCCGTTTTTGCTTTCCATACAAGAGCTTCAGGAAGAACCCCCAGCTCCGTAATTTGACTGAAATTGCTAAACAACTCCAGGTTAggaggagcaagagaaagaggcagaaagagaatGCCATGTGTGAAAAACACAATCAGTTTCTGACCCTCTTCTGTGTGAAGGATCTAGAGATCTTATGTACACAGTGCAGTTTCTCCACTAAACACCAGAAGCACTATATTTGCCCTATTAAGAAAGCTGCCTCTTATCACAGAGAAATTCTAGAAGGTAGCCTTGAGCCCTTGAAGAATAATATAGAACGAGTTGAAAAAGTGATAATTCTGCAAGGCAGCAAATCAGTGGAGCTGAAAAAGAAGGTAGAATATAAGAGGGAAGAAATAAATTCTGAGTTTGAGCAAATTAGACTGTTTTTACAGAATGAACAAGAGATGATTCTTAAGCAGATACAAGATGAAGAGGTGAACATTTtagcaaaactaaatgaaaaccTTGTAGAACTTTCAGATTATGTTTCCACGTTAAAACATCTACTGAGGGAGGTAGAGGGCAAGTCTGTGCAGTCAAACCTGGAATTACTGACACATGTTAAGAGTACGCACCACAAGTATCAAAACCTAAAATGCCCTGAACTCTTTTCATTTAGATTAACAAAATATGGTTTCAGTCTTCCTCCTCAATATTCTGGCTTGGACAGAATTATCAAGCCATTTCAAGTAGATGTGATTCTAGATCTTAACACAGCACATCCTCAACTTATTGTCTCTGAGGATAGAAAAGCTGTGCGATATgaaagaacaaaaccaaacatTTGTTATGACCCAAGGAGATTTTATGTCTGCCCTGCTGTCCTAGGCTCTCAGAGATTTAGTTCTGGCCGACATTACTGGGAAGTAGAGGTGGGAAACAAACCTAAATGGATATTGGGTGTGTGTCAAGACTGTCTTCTTAGAAACTGGCAGGATCAGCCATCAGTTCTGGGTGGATTCTGGGCCATTGGGCGATACATGAAGAGTGGTTATGTTGCGTCAGGTCCTAAGACAACCCAGCTTCTGCCAGTAGTAAAACCCAGTAAGATTGGTATTTTTCTGGACTATGAATTGGGCGATCTTTCCTTTTATAATATGAATGATAGGTCTGTTCTCTACACTTTTAATGATTCTTTCACAGAAGCCATTTGGCCTTATTTCTATACTGGAACAGATTCCAAACCTCTTAAAATCTGCTCAGTATCAGATTCTGAAAGATAAGGAACTGGTAAATGAGTCTGTTTCAGTTTTTGTAGGTAATGTAGCCAGTAAATTTAATCTCATTTCTGGAATCTTTACATTTTACCACTGAAAGCCAGAGTCgatttttctcctatatttttggCAACTATAAGATGTTCATAATGCCACTTTTATATATTCTATGAATATCAATTGTCAAGTGCTTTGATttctaagataaaatattttagaattatgttacttaacatgtccaataaaatgttttcaaattgcctacattttttttttagttaagccAATTATTTAAAGTTGCATACATTATTTGAATATCATGCTTGCCACATACCTTTCTTTTTAGTGGATTCTTTTGTTTACCTCCGTATTTCTCATAATGTGTTTCTGTTCTTTCGTGTGTGTCAGTTGAAACAATTGACTTATTTTTATGGGTAATGAGGATTTCACTTTGTTTAAATCCTTTCACCACATATACTTACCTATGCACAATCCATAAATAATCTCTaacagcaatttttttctttctgtatatcaCCTGCCAATCTAGACCAACTACACTAGGCCAGTACACTTCCAGTCACTACCATTCTAGGAATTGACCTCTGCTCTTGGATTCTTTCTTAGTTTAAGCCTCtgttttcctctttatcttttcattttgggGTGCCATCAACCCAAATGTTGCAGCATTGTAAAGTTTGGCAGACTACAAGTTTGCAAATGACTTTACTCATATTTAGGTGACAGATATtgcaatcattttaaatttttaaaacttgatggTTTTGACAAGTCTATCAGTCTGATTCTCGATGCTTGGATACCACTGTTTTTCATAATCAAAGGATTATGATGTTTTGTAGCCCTAGTGTTTGAActttgtttattttactgagtGATCAAAGCTTAGTttagtatcccttatccaaaatgcttggaaccagaagtgtttcagctTTCAGATTTTGGGGGGGGGTTTGGAATATTTGCTTATgcacaatgagatatcttggggatgggacccaatttgaaacaaaaaattcattttatacacatagcctgCAGGTAGTTAATATATAAACACTTAATAatatgcatgaaacaaagtttgtgtacattgaaccctcagaaagcaaaggtgtcgggtgtggaattttccacttgggTGTCATGGCAGCACTCAATGTTTCAGATtatggagcattttggattttatgttttttgattaGGGATGATCAACGTCTGCCTTCAATTTGGAATTGTATTAGATGAGCAAAACAAAGGTTTCCATCCTTAAGCAGCATACTTCCTGGAGGggagaaaggaaacaataaaataataaacacaaagaatTGCTATAGTGTGTTAGATGCTGATCAGATACTGTGGTGACAGGGAAAAGTAGGCCAATGTCACCTGTATGAGTGCTGTGCATGAGGGAGAGTCAGCTATGTGAAGTGGGTGGTCAGGGTAGGTATCTTGGAGAATGTGGAATCTGAGCAAACATTTGAGTTGAGGGAGTAGGCTTGGAAATAGCATCCtcatcaaattttatttcagagtGAATGGCTTGAGAAAGTGTATGGGGAAGGGACTGTCAAGCTGTAATAGCAAGGAAGCCAGTGACAAGTAGTGAGTGAAGAAAAATACTGGAGTAAGGTCAGAGAGGAAGTATATTTCCTCTAATTTGATCTCGGGGTTTCTCCAGAGAGTGGCTATACACTCCAGCCCTGCCCTACCTCAACTCCAGGGGATTTGGTAGTGGATATTTACAGGGTGCCTTTGATGGGATATTTCTTTATCCTGGTGGATGGCCTAATGCCTAAGTGTCCAATCTGTGACCAGGAGTCCCTCTCGTAGGAAACTTGTTTCTACTGGCAAACACCCTTGTGGCTCTTGTCGGACCTATTTCCAGCTTATTCATGCCACTCTGTAGGACAGCCCTGACCAGGAGAAAAGTTAAGTCCTTGTGTTGGTAGAGTTTGACACAGAGGAGGCAACACAACAAAAACACATTAAATAACAGAAACAGTTTTATTACAGGTCCATGAGAGAAGACGGTACTGTTGAGGGCTGATGAGAAGGCTGCAGGGGCAGTGCTGCTCACCTAGCAGTTGAGgagccagagagagacagaccaaTGGGCCAAGGCCTTTACTGGGGTCCAGTGCATTTCCCAAGGGGCATTCTAGTTGGTGGATTTGGGGTAAACAGGCATGAGTTTTGTGGGGTCACACTGTATGAGAGGTAGTCCTTGCAGCAAATGTATACAGTCCCTGTGGGGTGTGCAGGTCAGTGGAGTGAGTCAAGTAGGTTTTATCTACATGTCCCATTAGGGAGGTGGTCACCAGAAAGCTGTTGTATAAGGCAGATACCTGGATTAAATACATTGAGGAACAGAAGTAGAGAACTGGTAACAGTATTAAGGGCAACCAAGCCTTGCTTCTGGTATGAGAAAGTTAAACCCTTATTAAAAATGGATGTTTACAGCTCAGGaaggcaaaaaatttaaaacaaaaaatgctgaaGGCTGgacacagaggctcacacctgtaatcccagcactaggggaggtcacttgagcccaggaatttgagaccaacctgaacaacatagtgggatgctacctctacaaaaaatttttaaaattagccaggcatggtggtgagcacctgtcgtcccagctacttgggaggctgaggcaggaggatcacttgagcccaggaggccgaggctgcagtgaactataattgtgccactgcactccagcctgggtgacagtgaaaccttgtctcaaaaaagaaaaaaggaaagaaatcataggaaaaatatatttactattcattaaatggaagtagatcataaagatcttcatccttgtcatgttcACGTTGAGCAGgctgaggaagaaaaggagaagttgGTCTGAGGTAGCAGACGCAGAATAAAATCTGTATAAGTGGATCTGCTCAGCTTgtacccatgttgttcaagagtcaactgtacaCTACATCATCTATGAATTATTCttgtcgtggtggctcacgcttgtaatcccagcactttgggaggccgaggcgggcagatcacgaggtcaggagatcgacaccatcctggctaacacggtgaaacaccgtctctactaaaaaaaatacaaaaaaaaaattagccgggcgtggtggctggtgcctgtagtcccagctactcaggaggctgaggcaggagaatggcgtgaatccaggaggtggagcttacagtgagccgagatcgtgccactgcactccagcctgggcgacagagcaagactgtctcaaaaagaaaaaaaaaagttgaatctgAATTTAGCAAGCCTTTATAACTAGCTCTCAGTTTACAGAAAATATGGGGGTCAAGGAATAAGTTAAGTGACACAGGAAATGACACATAAATGTGTGAAATAATATAGGACGGTTACCTACTCTCCTCAAcaaggcaatgattttttttagttgagaccaataaaatttctaaatgtaaaacataaaacttctTTCAATCCAGATTTGAACAAACCaactttaaaaagacattttattttattttattctgagatggagtcttgctctgtcacctaggctggagtgcaatggaacaatctaggctcactgcaacctctgcctcccaggctcaagtgattctcctgcctcagcctcccaagtagctgggattacaggcacgtgccaccacgcccagctaatttttgtatttttagtagagatgggatttcaccatgttgcccagggtggtcttaaactcctgacctcaggtgatccacccaactcagcctcccaaagtgctgggattataggtgtaagccacggcACCCGGGCAAAAAGACATTTTCTAAGGCACTTGGGGAATTTTCAATACATATTAAGTATAAAATGATACCAAGGAGGAAGCATTGCTTGTTTTGTTAAATATAATAAAGGTTATTTAAGATTATACCCATATTTGTTGGAGTGGGTACTTCCCCCCCATTGATAGCAATTAAAAGGAGGAGAAAACAGGAATTAGTGAAATCCTATGAATGTTGAATGCTGATTGATGGAAATatgggatttttaaattatgtatttatttttattttatttacttctttgttttgagatggagtctcactctgttgcccaggctggattgcagtggcgcgatctcggctcaccacaacctccacctcccacattcaagcgattctcctgcctcagcctctggagtagctgggattacagacattggccaccacgcccggctaattttgtatttttagtagagacggggtttctccaagttagtcaggctggtctcgaactcccaatcttaggtgatccgcccacctcagcctcccaaaatgttgggattacaggcatgagccactagacCTGGAGACATTTCTACTGGTACCTTACCAATGAGGTAAGGTATCTCCATGATTACCTCCAGTAACTCCATGATTACCTTCATCTACCCCCAAGAGACTGGGCCTGCCACTCTACGCCACGCCCAGAGCCTGGCAGGCCTCTGCCTAAAGATCTGTAGGGTGAGCGACCTGCAAGACTCACAAGAGGGGAAGCCAACAGAGATACCTACCAACGGAGTGCTGTGCCTCCTGGTGCCAACAAGAAAGCCGAGGCTGGGGCTGGGTCAGCAACCGAATTCCAGTTTAGAGGCGGATTTGGTCATGGACGTGGTTAGctacctcagtaaaattggaGAAGATTATTTTGCACTGAATAAActtacagccaaaaaaaaaaaaaggaccagacACAAATAAAACTATGGTATTTATAAAACATGgtagctcacgcatgtaatccctgcacttggggaggctgaggagggtggatcacgaggtcaagagatccagaccatcctagccaacatggtgaaactctgtctctactaaaaatacaaaaattagccagtcgtggtggtgtgagcctgtagtcccagctacttgggaggctgaggcaggagaatcgcttgaacctgggagacagaggttgcagtgagccgagaccacatcactgcactccagcctgggtgacagaatgagactccgtctcaaaagcaaaacaaaaaataaataaaactatggtGTGATCTCacatatatgtgaaatctaaaaagatTGAATACATAGAAGCAGGGAGAATGGTGATCaccaggggctgggaggcagAAGAGTGGGGAGATGTTGGTAAAATGGCACAAAGTTACCGTTATACATGCTGTACAAATCTAGTCTCCTTCACCCAGATGATCACTACTTACACCAAGCTTGTCCAGCCCGCAATCCACAGGCTGCATGCGTCCCAAAACAGTTTTGAGTGCAGCCCAAtataaatttgtaaactttcttaaaacatgagattttttgcatttatttatttatttatttttcgagaaagagtctagctctgtcacccaggctggagttcagtggtgccgtctcggctcactgcagcctccgcatcctctgcgtctcggcttactgcaacctccgcctcccgggttcaagcgattctcctacctcagcctcctgagtggctgggattacaggcatgctgtcaccacacccggctaatttttgtatttttagtagagatggggtttcaccatgttggtcagagtggtctcgaactcatgatgttgtgatctacctgcctcagcctcccaaagtgctgggattacaggcgtgagccaccgtgcccggcccatttttgtgtttttttttttaaggtcatCAGCTGTTTGTtagtgttaatgtattttatgtgtggcccaagacaattcttccaatgtggcccagagaagccaaaagattggttACTCTTGACTTAGATTGAGGCCTTAGCTTGATCTTAGCCATTTCCCCAGGAAGCCTTCACTGGCCGGGTCACACTAGGGGAGGTAAGCCTGTCATCTGCTCCTGTAGTCCACTGTTCTGCGGCATCAGAACACCCACGACTGCTGGGCGCAacggttcatgcctataatctcaacactttaggaggccacagggaaatcgcttgagcccaggagttggagagatcattctgggcaacatagtgagacccctgcctctacaaaaacatggaaaaaattagccgggcatggtggcccatgcctgtagtctcagctactcgggaggctgaggtcgggggatcacttgagactgggatttggaagaggctgcaatgagccctaattgtgccaccgcattccagcatGCAGGTaaggcgatagagtgagaccctgtctcaaagcaaacaaacaacaacaaaaaaaacactcagGACACCTAGTAAAATGGCTCTTGCAGTGTCTGTCCTGTGACTAGATTTATAAATGCCCTCCTCAGTGAAAGCAGAGGCCGAAGCTATCCAACCGTTTGACCAAAGCCTTAGTTAGCATAGTATCTGTACTGTGATTGTTTATAAACAATTGAAACTAATGAAAGGAATGCCACAAGATACAGCCCAGGGCACTGAAGAAAGTGCTGTGTTTTAAAGTAAAGATCTTTGACCCTGGAGGGGAAAAGGTACAAATAGGACACTCAGAGGGAATGGGAAGACTGGCTGCCTAGCTGGCCCTACTATTTCATTTTTGTAGGTGAGAAGATGGCATGTCTGGCCCCCTGCTGGCTCCCCTCCCCCAAAGGCCCCTCTTCCTATCAAGTTAACTGCATTTTTTCCCTCCCACACTTAATGACCACCCATCCTTCCAGgccccattttctcttttcctccctcccacaCCCTGGGCACCCCAAATCACTCTACTTGGGCAGACTGGAGCTGTAAGAAAAGCAAACTATTTGGATTCAAGTAGACGTTACATGGGTTGGAATCTAGACTTACCGCTTACTTCCTACCGGTGTAACCTGGTTGAGAGAAATCATTTAACTGACAAGGACTCAGGACACAAGGAAAACACCCATCACCTCCCTGCCTTTTTGGAAACACAGGAAGAATGTAGAAAGCTAATGGGATATTTTGGTATTAAATAACACAGATTTCTTTGGACACAAAAATTCAAGATCTTCCAAacattgatttgcattttttatcCTTGGATCTGTTTGGTTTTCCGGCTGCTGATTATACTGAATGTTGTGCATAATGGACCATAGGTGAACAAGGCTTCCTTGGAAGTCTCTTTCTTATATGTAAATTCTATTTATGTATAAAACTTAGAGATAagtctctgttgcacaggctggagtgcagtgtcgagACCGTAGCTcacgccaggcgcagtggctcatgcctgtaatcctagcaattcaggaggctgaggtgggcagattgcctgagctctggagttcaagaccagcctgaccaacatggagaaacctcgtctctactaaaaatacaaaaagtagccggccgtggtggcacatgcctgtaatcccagctacttgggaggctgaggcaggagaattgccattgcactccagcctgggcaacaagagtgaaactctgtctcaaaaaaaaaggaaagaaggaaaggaagggaagagaagggaagggaggggaagggaagggaggggaggggaggggaggggaggggatccTTGCTGAAGTTGCAAGGAATTTTCCCATAGCCCTATATTtaatgtcaaaattttaaaacagcctAGATATTGAGAGTGATTTAATAAATTATACTGTACTTACATAATGCTGTATGACCCTGAGGTACTAgagtatttttttatatatataatatatatatagagagagtactAAATACATTCTCCAGAAAAAGGTTTACAAtatactttttgaaaaaatatactgctgctgaggctggaggatctcttgagccccggagttcaagaccagcctggacaacttagCGAGACTGtctgtataataaaaaattagccagaatgGTTGTCCGTGcgtgtagtaccagctacttgggaggctgaagagggaggattgcttgagcccaagagcttgaggcttcagtgagccatgatagtaccactgcaccctagcctgggcgacagagtgacactctctctaaaaaagacaaaaagaatgtCTCAATATACGTACTTTAGAATATGATTACAATCATCCTTCGATATCTGCAGAGGATTGGCTCCAGGACTCCCTTGGCTAACAAAATTCAGACGGATTCTCAAATCCCTTACAGTTTGCCTCAGTATGGGTGGGTTCTGCCTCAGCTAATGGAAAATATTCCATCAGTGATTGGTTGAATCCTGGGATGCAGACTTTGATTTCCAGATggtgtagaaaaaagaaaagagaagaatcccAGGATGCAGAACTTGGCAGATACtgagggctgactgtatttttggGTGATAGTATTATGATTTCCTATTCTGTGTGTTT belongs to Symphalangus syndactylus isolate Jambi chromosome 4, NHGRI_mSymSyn1-v2.1_pri, whole genome shotgun sequence and includes:
- the TRIM60 gene encoding tripartite motif-containing protein 60 produces the protein MEFVTALVNLQEESSCPICLEYLKDPVTINCGHNFCRSCLNVSWKDLDDTFPCPVCRFCFPYKSFRKNPQLRNLTEIAKQLQVRRSKRKRQKENAMCEKHNQFLTLFCVKDLEILCTQCSFSTKHQKHYICPIKKAASYHREILEGSLEPLKNNIERVEKVIILQGSKSVELKKKVEYKREEINSEFEQIRLFLQNEQEMILKQIQDEEVNILAKLNENLVELSDYVSTLKHLLREVEGKSVQSNLELLTHVKSTHHKYQNLKCPELFSFRLTKYGFSLPPQYSGLDRIIKPFQVDVILDLNTAHPQLIVSEDRKAVRYERTKPNICYDPRRFYVCPAVLGSQRFSSGRHYWEVEVGNKPKWILGVCQDCLLRNWQDQPSVLGGFWAIGRYMKSGYVASGPKTTQLLPVVKPSKIGIFLDYELGDLSFYNMNDRSVLYTFNDSFTEAIWPYFYTGTDSKPLKICSVSDSER